From the genome of Desulfovibrio sp. JY:
CCCGGCGGCGTAATCGGCCTGATCGAGCAGATAATTGTAGTGCGGCGGGACAATGCCCCACTGTGTGGCCAGGATGTAGGCCTGGAACGGATGATCGGGCAGGCCCTTTTTCAGCATGGCCCACAGGGTGGCGGACTCGGGGTCTTCGGCGTCGGCCATGAGCCTGTGCAGCAGTTTCTTAAGCTTCTCCGCCGCATCGGGATCGAGCTTGGCGGCCAGATTCGCACCCTTCTTGCGGTCGCCGGAAAGCCAGCCCTGCCAGAGCTCCTTGAAAAACGTCTGGCCGGCCACCACCACCTTTTCGCGTTCCTCGGCCAGGGCGGCTTCGGCCATGCGCCGCTCCACCAGCTCGGCCGGGAACACCTCGAACTTGGGCGGATGGAACTTGAAATGCGTCTTGCAGCCCAAAAGCGCCCGGCCCATGGCCGCCACGGCGTCCACGTCCGGGTCCTCGCCCACAAGCCCGGCGAACCACTCGGCCGACTCCTCGCGCACCTCGCCCTGGGCCAGCTCCCACAGCTCCAGCGGGGCAATGGCCTTGGCCGCGGCCTCGCGCCTGGCCTGATGCGCGGCCAGGATCTCCAGCATCTCGCTGCGGTCCCTGGTCCCGTCATAGCGCGGCCCCATCCAGGGCAGCACCCGGGAGGCAGCCAGCTTCTCCTCACGCTTGGTCAACGTGTAAAGCCGCAAACGGCCCGAAGATTCCTCCAACACCCAGGCGACCTGAGGCTGGTTGCCCTGCATGAACTCCACCAGGCACCCCGGCCCGGCATACCGTTCCAACGCCATGTTGTGTGTATATCCTTATTAGAGAAGAGATGAGGAACCGGGGGAGGGAACCCTTTTTTGCAAAAAAGGGTTCCCTCCCCCGGACCCCCACCCTCCCCAAAAACTTCAATGGGGGCTCTGCGTCCCCTCCTTCACGTTCTTTACATGCGGCGCTTCGCCGCCGGCGCACCTTGTCGCCGCAATTGCGTCCGGCGTCGAGGCGCAACGCGCCTCGTGCCGCCGGGCCGATTGCGGCGACAAACGTTCGAGCCTCCGCCAACCTGCCACACGCCCGCTTCGCCAAAGCCGAATCGGGGGGTCCGGGGGGCCCGTGGCCTCCCGGCGGGTCCAGGGCAGCGCCCTGGCAGGGTCCGGGGCAGCGCCCCGGCTCTCCCGGTTCCCCCGGCTCCTGCCGCTCCTGCCGCTAGTGCCGAAACGACCGCTGGCCGGTGAAGACCATGGCCACTTGCGGCGTGGCCTCGTTGCAGGCGGCGACGACTTCGGTGTCGCGGATGGAGCCGCCGGGCTGGGCGATGGCGGTCACGCCCGCGCCGATGCACAGGTCCACGCCGTCGCGGAAGGGGAAAAAGCCGTCGGACACCAGCACCGAGCCGATAAGCCCGCCGTTCGTGGCCTCGGTGCGCTTGTCGATATCTTCGAGAAGTTTGGCCGCCTCGGGATCGGTCTTGGCCTTGAGCTTCAGTTCGTAGAGCGACATTTTGCAGGCGGCGAAGGCCAGTCCGTCGGCGTACTTGGTCTTGGCCTTGTGGATGGTGAGCTCCACCACGCCGACGCGGTCCTGTTCGCCGGTGCCGATGCCCACGGTCGCGCCGTTCTTGACGAAGATGACGGAATTGGAGGTCACGCCGGCTTCCACGGCCCAGGCGAAGAGCAGGTCTTCGGCCTCGGCCGGGCTCGGAGCCCGGGCGGTGACGGTGGTGCCGGCCTTGTCGGTCGCCGTGGCCGGCAGGAAGTCCCCGGCGGCAAGGATGCGGTTGCGGAAGGAGAACTGAAGCACCATGCCGCCGTCGGCCAGGCATTTGACGTCGAGGAACGGCTGGCCCACGAGCTTTTCCAGCTGGGCCAGCCCCGGCAGCTTGAAGATGCGCAGATTCTTTTTGGACTTGAGGATTTCCAACGCCTTGGGCTCGTAGTCCGGGGCGGCCACCACTTCGAAATAAACGGCATTGATTTTTTCCGCCGTGGCCACGTCGAGGGTGCGGTTGACCACGATGGCCCCGCCGAAGGCGGCGATGCGGTCCGCGTGGAAGGCGGCCTCGAAAGCCGGGCACAACCCGTCGTCGGACCAGGCCGCGCCGCAGGGATTGTTGTGCTTCAAAATGACGGCGGCGGGCTTTCGGGTCAGGTACTGCAGGATGTTGACCCCGTTGTCCACGTCGGTCAGGTTGGTCTTGCCGGGATGTTTGCCCGATTGCAGCAGGTGCTCCTCGGTGGCGGCGCAGACAAGCCCGTCGCCCGGCCCCCGGAAGGTCACGCCGCCAAGGGTCAGCCGGCCTTCAGTCGGTGCGTAGAGGGCGGCCGGCTGGTCGGGATTTTCCCCGTAACGCAGGCCCTTTTCCTGGCCGTCGATGGTCCAGGTCCTTTTGGCGAAGGTCAGTTCGGCATCGCCCAGACGGATGACCAGTTCGGCCGGAAAAGGATCCTCCACCATAGTGGTGTACATTTTCTTCAAGTCACTCATATCGTGGCCGCTCCTTGCGCGTTATCTGCGAGCGCATGCCTAGCACAGCCGGGAAGCGGCGGCAAATTGCATTTGGAAGGCCCGGCCAATTCTGCTACGAAGGCCTGTCCGCCCGGTAAGGACGGCCGCATTTCGGGGTTAGAGGTACGATCGTGGAACAGGTTCTCTTGAAATTGGCCCGGCAGCTTCGCGCCTTCGACGAGGCATCGCTCATGGCCCTTTGGGACAAGTACGCCGAGGCGGTGAGCCACTTCGAACCGTCGCAGCGTTGGGAAGAGTCGGTCCTGGTCCTGGCCATGATCCAGGGGATGCGTTTCAAAAACCAGCTATTCAACCATCATTGGGCCGAAGGCCGCCAGCCTGGGCACCAGCCCGAGCCGGCCACGGCCGAGGCCGTGCCCACCGTCGCCACGCCCGGCGCTCCCGCCGCGACGCCGCAGACGGACACGACGCCTGCCGCCAAGCCGCGCCGGGGCAAGGTCCTGGAATTTCGACCCAAGGATGCAGGGGAGTCTTAAGGATATGGCCGAGCAGCGCAACCAGCAGGCCTCCGGC
Proteins encoded in this window:
- a CDS encoding IMP cyclohydrolase; this translates as MSDLKKMYTTMVEDPFPAELVIRLGDAELTFAKRTWTIDGQEKGLRYGENPDQPAALYAPTEGRLTLGGVTFRGPGDGLVCAATEEHLLQSGKHPGKTNLTDVDNGVNILQYLTRKPAAVILKHNNPCGAAWSDDGLCPAFEAAFHADRIAAFGGAIVVNRTLDVATAEKINAVYFEVVAAPDYEPKALEILKSKKNLRIFKLPGLAQLEKLVGQPFLDVKCLADGGMVLQFSFRNRILAAGDFLPATATDKAGTTVTARAPSPAEAEDLLFAWAVEAGVTSNSVIFVKNGATVGIGTGEQDRVGVVELTIHKAKTKYADGLAFAACKMSLYELKLKAKTDPEAAKLLEDIDKRTEATNGGLIGSVLVSDGFFPFRDGVDLCIGAGVTAIAQPGGSIRDTEVVAACNEATPQVAMVFTGQRSFRH